The sequence CGCGATGGCGGTGGCATCACCGCCGGTCGGAGCGGGCACGCTCTGGAGCACCGGAGCGGGCGTCGGAGCCGGCGCCGAGCTGGGCTGCGTGGACACCGCGTTGCTCGGAGCGGACTGGAGCGCCGGCGTCGCCGACGTCGCGGGGATGGGGTTTCTCAGGGCTGGGAAGGGCTTCTTCAACCTCTCTCCCTTTCCCCCTCGAGATTGTCTAAGTTGCGCGCCCCCTCGAGGCACCCTTCATGAAAACCCTCACCCGCCGTCTCGTCCTCGTCGCGTTGTCCCTGTCGGCCAGCGTGGCCGGAGCCGCCCCGACGCTGCGCGTCCAGGTTAACCAGAGCGGCGACTTCTTGCTCATCGGCAACACCCTCGGCTTCGACTGCGCCACCGGTACGCCCGCGCCCGTGGTCGGCACGCTCGCCGCGGATGCCTGCCAGCAGACCACGAGCAACATCAGCGACAGCTCGCCCGACGTGTACTGGTCCTCCGACACGCCCACCGACGGGGACTGCACCGCCGACACCAGCTTCACGGCGTCCCAGGCACGGAGCACGGCGGTCCTCAGCGTTCCCGCAGGCGCGACCATCACCCAGGCCTTCCTCTACTGGTCGGCGACCAACAGCAGCGGCGTCCCCAGCACCTCGGTGACGCTCGACCGCGTCGGCGCGGGCGGCTTCGGCCCGGTGACGGTCAACGCGCTCCAGTCGTGGGCGCCGGGCACGAACAACGCGTACCAGTCCGTCGCTGACGTCACCGCGCTCGTCCAGCAGTACGGAAGCGGCGCGTATCGCGTGAGCGGAATCGACGTCGCGCCCTTCGCCAACGTGAACGTGAGCGTGCTCTACGGCGGCTGGTGGCTGGTGGCGTTCTACGCCCTCCCCTCCGAGCCCGTTCGGAACCTGGCCCTCTTCGACGGCCTCGACGTGGTGAAGGCCGGAAGCAACCAGAGCATCGTCCTGGATGGCTTCCTGGTGCCCAACACCGGCTTCGACGGCAAGCTGGGGGTGGTCGCGTTCGAAGGCGACAACGTCGCCAACGGTGACGCGCTCCTCTTCAACGGGAGCACGCTCTCCAACGCCCAGAACCCGGCGGACAACTTCTTCAACAGCACCCGCTCGTGGCTGGGGGCGCCGGTGAGCGTGACCGGCGATCTGCCGCAGCTCACGGGGACGGCCCAGAGCATGGCTGGCGTGGACATCGACGTGGTCGACGTGACCGCCTACCTCAGCGCGGGACAGACCTCGGCGCCCATCGACGCGGTGACCGCGGTGCCGGTGGGAGACACCTACTTCCTCGGCGGCTTCGTCACCTCCATTGCCACCTACGCGCCCGACTTCAGCACCTCGACCAAGACGGTGACCGACGTCAGCGGGCCCACGGCGTACGCCGGCGATACTTTGAAGTACGTCGTCACCACCCAGAACACGGGCAACGACACCTCGGTCGGGACCGTGGTCACCGATGCCCTGCCCGCGGAGGTGACGTTCGTGCCCGGCTCGATCACCATCGACGGCGCGCCCATGACCGACGTCGCCGGGGACGACCCGGCGGAGTTCGACGCCGCCACCCAGACCGTCACCGCGCGTCTCGGCACCGGCGCCGACGCCACCCAGGGCGGAACCCTCGCTCCCGGCTCGTCGAGCGTGCTCGCCTTCGAGGTCACGGTGAACGCCGACGTGGTGGGCGACGTGTCGAACGTGGCCACCATCACCGCGGGCGGTCAGCGCGGCGGCCCGACGTCGAGCTTCGTCACCAACCCGCCGACCGTGGAGACCATCTCGCCCATCCCGAGCAGCAGCTCGAGCGGAAGCATCGGCTCGGGCAGCGGAAGCGGCAGCACCAGCGCGAGCAGCGGCTCGGGCAGCGGGAGCGGCAGCACCAGCTCGGGCAGCGGGAGTGGCAGTGGCAGCGGCAGCAGCGCGTCGTCGACCGCGAGCAGCAGCAGCAGCGCGTCGTCGTCCAGCAGCAGCGCGTCGTCCAGCAGCAGCGCGGCGGCGACCGGGAGCAGCTCGGGGAGCAGCGCGAGCGCGTCGGCGTCGGCCGGTGCGTCGAGTGGAAGCGGCTCGACGGGTGGCGCCACCTCCGGCACTTCTGCCGTGACGGGCGCGGCGGGCGCCGGTGGCTCGACGGGTTCGACGGGCTCGGCTGCCAAGAGTGGCTGCGGCTGCGGCGCGGGGACCCAGCCGGCCGACCTGAGCGTGCTGGCGTTGTTCGTGGCGGCGCTGGCGAGGAAGCGACGCGGCGGGGTGGCGGTCGGGTAGCGCGAGCCGCGCAGGTGCACCGCCGTCAACGTGGCTGAGGCGACGTTACGTCAACCGAGGCCGAGGGCCGTCGAGAGTCGGCCCGGTACCAGGCGGTCGATCGCGCACGACACGTCGGCGAGCAGCTGATCGAACAAACGGGAATGGCGGGGCGATCTTCGACATGGGGGCGTCCAGCCCCTGGCGTAGAAGCGTCGTCGCGCCCTCGGCTCGCTCTGTCGCAGCTGTTAGCGTTGTCCCGCGATGCGTTCGTCCGCGGTTCGAGGGCTGGTCCTCATTGTTGCGGCGGTCGCGACGTTCGTTGCGTTGCGATTCTTCGGCACGCCTCGCAGCGAGGACTCCGGCTCCTCGATGATGCCGGTCGCACCTCGGCCCGGAGCTCCCGGTCGAATGGGCCGACCAACATCTTTGGAGACTCTCGATGCTGGCATGCCCTCATCCATGGGGATCGAGCAGGCGTCGACCGATATCGAAGGAGGCTTCGTCGCCGTGACCGTCGTCGACGACCGCGGCGATGCCATCGCCGGCGCAAGAGTCACCTTAGGAAAGGACGGGCACGCGACCGACACGGATGGTCACGGTATGGCGCGCATCGGCCCAGTGCCTGCGCGGGGCTATGCGGTTCTGGCTTCGGCCGCGGGACACCAGGCCATCGACGACGCGGCGACCGTTGATGTCACTGCGGGGCAGACGGCGTCGCTCACGATCCACCTCGAGACCGCTGCGCTCCTCAGCGGCCGCGTCGTCGATCAGGACGGGAGACCCATCGCACGCGTTCGCGTCTCGGCGTGGGAGGCCGAGGACGGCGGCGAGATTCACCACGGTCGGGCGGAGACCAGCCCAGACGGCGCGTTCGCAATCGATGGACTCGCTGCAGGGCGTGTCGGGCTCACCGTCGATGACGATCACTTCATGGTGCTCCGAACGGACGCTGTGGCGCCCGCTCAGGGCGTGCGCCTGGTGCTCCAGCCGGGGCTTCGACTCGGCGGCCGAGTCGAAGACGACCGGGGAGCTCCCGTGCATGGGATGATCTCGGTCCAGGATGCCGAGGGGACAGGCCGGCTTGCCGACGTGGGCGCCGATGGCCGCTTCGAGCTCGGCGGACTTGCGCCCGGGCGCGCAGATCTCCAATTCCTCGAGGAGCGGGATGGCCTCAAGGGTCGCAACCCAGCCGAGGTTCGGGAGCAGCTCGATCTGAAGGACTCGCGGCCCGACCATGTGGTGCGGCTGGTACGTGGAGAGCGAATCGCCGGGCGGGTGATCGACGAGCGCGGCGAGCCCGTCGGCGGCGTCTGGGTCACGGCGGTCGCGCTGGTGAACCCTCCGACCATTCCGCCGAGCCTGGTCACAGGGCCCGACGGTCACTTCGAGTTCGAAAGGCTGCCCTCTGGCGACTTCAAAGTTGGGGCGGCGAGAGGCGCATACGCCGAGAGTGACGGCTGGGTGGTCGCTCGCACAGGCGATTCGCGCTTGGTGCTCACCCTGCGATCCGCTCCGAAGGCTCACGGCCGCGTCGTCACCGCAGACGGCAAGCCCGTCCCGTCCTTCACCTTCGACGGAGACGTGCGGACCGACCCTGGCGGCCAGTTCTCCGAGGACGTCGAGGAGAAGGATGGCCGGATTGAGTTCTCGGTTGGCGCGAAGGGCTTGGTGACTCGAACCGTGAGCGTTCCGGTTTCGCGCTCGATGCCGGTCGAGGTCGGAGACGTCGTCTTGGAAGCTGGTCGGACGATCGCCGGTCGTGTCGTCGACGCCACGACCCGGGCGCCAATCGTTGGCGCGCGCGTGATGACCAAGGATGAAGCCGAGCTCTTCGAAGATACGCTTCCCAGGCGCCCGCGAGGCGTGCCAACCCTGTCGGACGGCCGGTTCCAGCTCGGTCATGTCCCGTCCCAAGACGCCGAGGTGGTGATTTGGGCCGAGGGATACGAGGAATCGACCGCTTCCGTTCCGGCAGGTACGAGTGAGATCGCGGTAGAGCTCTCGCGAGAATCTCCAACCGGCGACGGGGGCGCGTCTCCTTGAGCGCGGCTTCATCGCGTGCTCCAAAAAAAAAGAGGCCGGCGACACGGAACCGCTCCGTGTCGCCGGCCTCATTTGTACGAGCGCACCCACTCGACGAACCCCTCAACCAACTCCTTCGGATTCGCGTCTTCGTTCTGGGCAGCAATCTCGTCGTAGTACTCGAGCTCGTGGATCAGCACCGGAACGGGACGCTGGAAGATCCGAACCAACTCCCCGCTCCGGTGAAGCTCCTGGACGACGCCCACCGCAAGCTGGACGAACGCCCCGGTCAAAGGTCGCACTTTTGCGAGCGCGGCATCGAAGTCATGATCTTCCTCCTCATCGGAGTACCAGTAGCCCCGCTCTATCGCCCACGATTGGATTAGCGCCGCGCCCGTGGCGTCGTCGTCGCCTCCCAGGGTCACCAGGTTGTTCTGAAGCCAGAAAGCGAAGTTCCAGCGGGCCTCGGCAGCGTCGGACGCAATCGGCCACTTCGCCTTCTGGCCCGGCGCCGGCGTACAGGCCGCCACCCGTTGCTCCGTGTTGAACCCAACCATGATGGTCGGCCGGCGATGGTCGTCCTCGATGTCGCTCACGTACATCGAGATGACGTAGATGTCCGCGCGGTCGGAGGCCGGGATCGATTCGAGCGCCGCGCGCGTGACCGCGTGGATGTGCTCTTGAAGGCTTCTTTCAGTGTTCTGAGAGGTGTTCATGAGGAATGGGCGTTCGGGACCACTCGACACCGTGCCGCCGGCCCCTGCGATGACCATCTTTTGCGCTGCGGCGCGCACGGCTTGGTTCGCTACTTCCACCAGGCCTGGTCAAAAGACGCTGGCGGTTCGGCGATCGGGCGCAGGCTCTCGTTGCAGGTGGTCAAGAAGTCGCCCACCTTCCGGGAGCGAAGGTGTCGAACCAGCTCCTTGAAGGGCTGCCCGGGTTTCTCGCAAGCCAGCTCCAAATCGCCAAGCTCGGTGACGGCCGAAGATTTGTCGTACGACCGGTAGCGGGTGACCAGGCGTCCCTTGCACGCCCCGTCCAAGACGAAGGTCCGGTCGGCCCATACTCCTTCATCAGAAACTCCTTCGCAGAGCGAACGAGCCTCGATGGTCAGGACCGGCGTCAGCTCCAGGTCCTCGCCGATGTGGAAGTGCTGGTACAGCGCGGCATTGTACAAAGTGCCGTTATGGGCGCGCTTCTCGAATACGAGCTCAGGCTGGCCGTCGCCGTCGATGTCGCGCTCCTGCATGTAGGGGCGGCACTCGAATTGGCGAGGGTCACAGACTGACTTGGCTTGCGTGGCATTCCCCTCGGTCCAATTCCAGTCGATCCTCGGGGGCCGCTGGGTCGCTCGACGCGTGACCGGGTCGTAGACGATGGGAAATATCCCAACGATGCCGCTCGACGGACCCAGACGCTTGAACATGAAGAGTCGTCGGCCGTTGGCGAGCGTTGCGAAGTACGTCGGGCCATAGTGCCTACGAAGTGGCTCAGGACGACCGAAAAATCCACGCCCCTTCTCGGAGCGCGAGTAGTCGAACTCCTCACGAGCAAGCCTGTCGATGACGCTGCGAACCTCGGCCGGGATCTCCACCCTGCTGCCCTTCGGGTTCTCACTCCCATCCAGCTCATGGTCGACAGCCGCGTAGTCGTCGGGCAACGCGTCGAGCGCTCCGTGAGGAGCCGCGGCGACCATCAGTACCAAGACGAGAGAAGGCAAGGGCCCCTTGGGTGGTGATGGCTCAAGCCTACCTTCATCCGACAAGAAGAACCCGCCCCATAAGGACCTCTGCGAATTGGGGATGAGTATTGAATGTAAACTTATCGCTTGGCCTCGGTGCAACGCGCGAGCGCCGCGGACATCGCCACCGGAATGATCGGTCGCTCTGGATCCGAGCCAATTCGACCGACGGCGTTGACCCACACCACGCGTCCCATCAGGTGATCGAGTGGTACGGGACCGAAAACGCGCGAGTCGACGGCGTTGTCCCGACTGTCGCCAAGCACGAACACCGAATCCTCGGGCACGGTCTGCAATGTGAAATCATGCCTGCGCCCTTCATCGGGAAGCTGGGCGATCACGTGGGTGTGGCCGTCTTGCGTCTCGAGGAAGAGGTCGAGCGGCGTTTGCTCCGCATCGTGCGAGGCGCCCAACTTGCAGCGAGGCAGAGGCTGGCCGTTCACGATGAGCGAGCCGTCGGTGTCCAGTTCGATTGTATCGCCGGCGATCGCCACCACGCGCGTGATGCTGTCCAGGTGTCGATCGGCATTGGGTTTGTGGAGGATGACCACTTCGCCGAGCCTCGGCGCGCGACCCACGCTCTGGGCCCTCTCGGCATGGAACGCGTGATAGCCGTAGGTCCAGCGATCGACGAGGAGAAGATCCTTGGCGTCGATGCCGGGGGCCATGGAGCCAGGCACTGCGCGGAACATCTCGTAGCGCACCCGAAAGAGAAGAAGCGATCCGAGGAGCAGCACCACGGCTGCGGAGATTCCCAGGAGGATCTTCACCATGCGCGACATACGCAGCACATCTTGCGCGAACATGCTGCCGCTGTCAGGCAGATGCGCCCCAAGGATCATGCCTCCGTCCTAAGAGCAGATCGGCGACTTCATCGACACCGCTGTTCGAGACCAAGCAGCGGCCCAGAGAATGGTCGCCGCCGACCGAGAGTTCCTCGATGCTCGCTGGCTGCACGGCGAGCCGATGCGGATGCCTGCACCGGACGCGGAGCGGGAGATGATGGGCTGGAGTCCGGGCCTTCCGGGGACGCCAAACGCTCCGTGCATGTCTGACGGTCGCTGCGACGTCGGCACCTGCGTGCGTTGGACCAGCCAGACGAGTCTTCCCAAGCGTAAGAACCTCTCGCACCCGCTTCGGCTACCATCCGGCGCATGCACCTCCGACTCGTGTCGCTCTCGATCGCCGCGCTCAGCCTGGCAGCCTGCTCCTCGGGCGGAAGCAAACCCGACGGCGGCGACACCACCAGCTCAAGCACGACCTCAACCAGCACCACGACCAGCACCACCAGCTCGTCCAGCTCCGTCGGCGCCGGATCGACCACCGGCGCCTCGAGCGACTCCGCCTCCAGCACCGGCTCGACCTCGAGCAGCAGCGGCTCATCGTCGAGCAGCGCGTCCTCGACCACGTCCAGCACCGCAGGCTCGTCGGCATCGAGCGCTTCCGCATCGAGCTCCGGCAGCGCGTCGTCGGGGAGCAGCGGTACGACCGGCGGCCTGACCATCGTGGAGACCTTCGACGACGCCTCCGCGCTCGATCCCTCGAGCACCGCGGTCATCGACGCGGCACACGGCACGCTCATCGCCCCCTGGACCACGTTCGACTGGGGGGATTGCAGCGGCGGCGATCTCGTCGTCCCCGACGGCGGCCTCACGCTCGACGGCGGGTTGCTGCAGCTCGCGTCGCTCACCATCCCGGACGGAACGCGGCTGTACAGCCCGTACACGCTCGACGTGCGCGTGTGCGGCGACGTGATGCTCGGCACGAGCTCGCACCTCATCACCGATGACTCGCTGCTGCTCACGGTCGGCGGAGGGCTCAACGTCGGGCACAACTCGGAGATCTACTCCGCGCGCTCGCTGGTCGTCGCGGTCGCCGACGGCGGCCCCACGACCATCAGCGGCACGCTCTACACCAGCCCGATCACCGGCGATCAACCGGGCGACGTGAGCCTGCTCGTCAAAGGCGACGCGCTCGTCTTCGGCACCCTCTTTGCCGAGCCCCCGCTCGATGGCGGCGGTGGACCGCTGCAGGTCATCGTCGACGGCACGCTGGTGCTCGACGGCGGCCAGCTCTTCGTCGACGCCGCCCCGCCAGGCACGCGCGTCCCCGCGCTCGACGTCTCGGTTCGTCAGGACCTCGTGCTCTGCGGCTGGGATCCCATCATCTTCACCAACTCGGCCGCCGGCGGCGGACCGAACACGGGATTGTCGGCCGACCCCATCACGCTCGTCGCGGGCGGCAGCATGCTCGGCGCGGACGCCACCGCGGGCGGCATCTGGATCGACGGCACCGAGGGCCAGGTGCACCTGCACGCGCGCGGCGACATCGACCTCGGCAGCACGGACGTCTGGGTGGACTTCGACGACGGCGATGGCGGCGGACCTTCCGCGCAGGTCGACCTGCTCTCGGGAGGCACCGTGCGCTGCGCGAGCCACATGTACCCGGGCCAGCTCGCGACCCGCGACGGGCCCGCGACGCCCAGCGGCCAGCTCACCGTTCGGGGTCGGCAGGTCGCGCTCCTCGATGGCTGCACGCTCGAGACGCCACCTGCCGGCATCGAAGGCCAGCCCGGCTCGATCCTCGTCGTCGCCGGCGACGGCGGCCTGGCGCTCTCTGGCTCAGCCGTGGTGAAGCCCGACGACGATCCGTGCTCGCCCGGCGCATCGGTGCGCCTGGCTTCGTACGCGGATCTGGATTTCACGCCCGCAGACGGAGGCGTCGCGGCGTCGGGCGGCTCTTCGATTGCGGGTCCGAGCTGCTCGCCAGCAGCGGCCGGCGATCTCACGCTGGTCGCGGCCGGCGCGGTGAACCTCGTTCCGGACGCGAGCATCCTGGTCGCGGGCGCTGGCTCGAGCGTGGGCGCACTGAACGTTCAAAGCGCCGCGACCGTGACCGACGCGCTGCCCACCGTCGTGCTCACCCGGCCCTTCGTGGCGCTCTCGCGCATCTACGATTTGGGCGCGCCGATGAGCGTCTCAGCCGTGCAGCTCACGGCCCTCGCGAATCCGCCCGAGGGCAGCGTGCGGCTCGAGTACGCGATGTCCGATTCGCCGACCGGGCCGTTCGACACCTGGGTCACGGATCCCACCACGCTGGGCGCGCATCGCTACCTGCGCTGGCAAGCGACGATCGATCGCTACTTCCTCCAGAGCGGCGGGCTCGATCGCCTGGAGATCGATCTGCATTGAGTAAAGACTGAGCAATTCCATACTCGGTCGACGAATGAGTACCTACATCCCGCGACCGATGGCGTCCGCCAGTCTCGGATAGGTCGGCTGAAACCCAAGGTCCTCGCGAATTCGCCGGCCATCCAGTGCCGCATCGAATGGGCGGGCGCGCTCGGCGTCCGTGCCGTCAGGTGGCTGCGCGCCAACGACGGCGAAGAGCTCGGCGAGCGTGGGCGCCTCGTCGTCGACGACGTTGTAGATGCGGTGCGACGGCGACTTCGCCAACAGCACGCGCACCACGGCCTGCGCGACGTCCGCGTGGTGGCCCATCGACATGCGCTGCGTGGGCGGGAAGCTGCGCATGAAGGGAACGATCTCTGCAATGTGCGGATCTCCGTCGCCGTAGACGAAGGGCAAGCGGAGCACGCGGACATCGAGCCCCTCGAGCCCAAGCAGGAACCGCTCCGCGGCGAGCTTGCTCACCGGGTACGCCGCGGTCGGCGCGCACGCATCGTCCTCGCGCGCGGGGCGACCTCCGGTGGAGCCGTAGACCAGGCCGGTACTTGTAAAGATGAACCGCTTCACACTTGCCTCGCGCGCGGCCT comes from Deltaproteobacteria bacterium and encodes:
- a CDS encoding carboxypeptidase regulatory-like domain-containing protein, which gives rise to MPSSMGIEQASTDIEGGFVAVTVVDDRGDAIAGARVTLGKDGHATDTDGHGMARIGPVPARGYAVLASAAGHQAIDDAATVDVTAGQTASLTIHLETAALLSGRVVDQDGRPIARVRVSAWEAEDGGEIHHGRAETSPDGAFAIDGLAAGRVGLTVDDDHFMVLRTDAVAPAQGVRLVLQPGLRLGGRVEDDRGAPVHGMISVQDAEGTGRLADVGADGRFELGGLAPGRADLQFLEERDGLKGRNPAEVREQLDLKDSRPDHVVRLVRGERIAGRVIDERGEPVGGVWVTAVALVNPPTIPPSLVTGPDGHFEFERLPSGDFKVGAARGAYAESDGWVVARTGDSRLVLTLRSAPKAHGRVVTADGKPVPSFTFDGDVRTDPGGQFSEDVEEKDGRIEFSVGAKGLVTRTVSVPVSRSMPVEVGDVVLEAGRTIAGRVVDATTRAPIVGARVMTKDEAELFEDTLPRRPRGVPTLSDGRFQLGHVPSQDAEVVIWAEGYEESTASVPAGTSEIAVELSRESPTGDGGASP
- a CDS encoding NAD(P)-dependent oxidoreductase encodes the protein MKILVTGATGKVGSRLVKRLAERGDQVRALVRDPARAASLESERIELAQGDLLDARSLATAVRGVEAVVHCAAFFRGATPEQAQAVNDVGTQHLAKAAREASVKRFIFTSTGLVYGSTGGRPAREDDACAPTAAYPVSKLAAERFLLGLEGLDVRVLRLPFVYGDGDPHIAEIVPFMRSFPPTQRMSMGHHADVAQAVVRVLLAKSPSHRIYNVVDDEAPTLAELFAVVGAQPPDGTDAERARPFDAALDGRRIREDLGFQPTYPRLADAIGRGM
- the lepB gene encoding signal peptidase I, whose translation is MILGAHLPDSGSMFAQDVLRMSRMVKILLGISAAVVLLLGSLLLFRVRYEMFRAVPGSMAPGIDAKDLLLVDRWTYGYHAFHAERAQSVGRAPRLGEVVILHKPNADRHLDSITRVVAIAGDTIELDTDGSLIVNGQPLPRCKLGASHDAEQTPLDLFLETQDGHTHVIAQLPDEGRRHDFTLQTVPEDSVFVLGDSRDNAVDSRVFGPVPLDHLMGRVVWVNAVGRIGSDPERPIIPVAMSAALARCTEAKR
- a CDS encoding DUF2242 domain-containing protein, producing the protein MKKPFPALRNPIPATSATPALQSAPSNAVSTQPSSAPAPTPAPVLQSVPAPTGGDATAIA
- a CDS encoding DUF11 domain-containing protein, translated to MKTLTRRLVLVALSLSASVAGAAPTLRVQVNQSGDFLLIGNTLGFDCATGTPAPVVGTLAADACQQTTSNISDSSPDVYWSSDTPTDGDCTADTSFTASQARSTAVLSVPAGATITQAFLYWSATNSSGVPSTSVTLDRVGAGGFGPVTVNALQSWAPGTNNAYQSVADVTALVQQYGSGAYRVSGIDVAPFANVNVSVLYGGWWLVAFYALPSEPVRNLALFDGLDVVKAGSNQSIVLDGFLVPNTGFDGKLGVVAFEGDNVANGDALLFNGSTLSNAQNPADNFFNSTRSWLGAPVSVTGDLPQLTGTAQSMAGVDIDVVDVTAYLSAGQTSAPIDAVTAVPVGDTYFLGGFVTSIATYAPDFSTSTKTVTDVSGPTAYAGDTLKYVVTTQNTGNDTSVGTVVTDALPAEVTFVPGSITIDGAPMTDVAGDDPAEFDAATQTVTARLGTGADATQGGTLAPGSSSVLAFEVTVNADVVGDVSNVATITAGGQRGGPTSSFVTNPPTVETISPIPSSSSSGSIGSGSGSGSTSASSGSGSGSGSTSSGSGSGSGSGSSASSTASSSSSASSSSSSASSSSSAAATGSSSGSSASASASAGASSGSGSTGGATSGTSAVTGAAGAGGSTGSTGSAAKSGCGCGAGTQPADLSVLALFVAALARKRRGGVAVG